A single Cyclopterus lumpus isolate fCycLum1 chromosome 1, fCycLum1.pri, whole genome shotgun sequence DNA region contains:
- the ptger1a gene encoding prostaglandin E receptor 1a (subtype EP1) translates to MLALSHYNSSASPQLPRFPNDSGGKEARVAVYGLSQQGNLTFVQPTTSGIIVVILSMTLGIISNIVALFILANAYSLQRRRTKATFLLFAGSLVVTDFIGHVIPGALVLRLYLSGGVPPEDFNDSDRMCQFLGGSMVFFGLCPLFMGCAMAAERCLGVTKPLLHASLVTKTRTKICLSVIWLAALCVAMLPCFQLGSYTYQDPGTWCFIKVLSDTQEVDLAFVALFSGLGLTSLAVALVCNTLSGLTLVLARLRRQPGSHHSAKSHDIEMVVQLVGIMVTSCICWSPLLIFGLMSVIRSYTGSIGEDLSSYKTLMVMGVRLATWNQILDPWVYILLRRTVLRKIYLIAKCQAGLRGNILGRWEPTSFPSSEKKVNQV, encoded by the exons ATGTTAGCTTTGAGCCACTACAACTCCTCAGCCTCCCCGCAGCTCCCTCGTTTCCCCAATGACAGCggagggaaggaggccagggtGGCTGTTTATGGGCTGTCGCAGCAGGGAAACCTCACCTTTGTGCAGCCCACCACCAGCGGCATCATTGTCGTCATACTGTCTATGACACTGGGCATCATCTCCAACATCGTGGCTCTCTTCATCCTGGCCAATGCCTACTCTCTCCAGCGCAGGCGCACCAAAGCCACATTCCTCCTGTTTGCTGGTTCCCTGGTGGTCACAGACTTCATCGGCCATGTGATCCCTGGTGCCCTGGTTCTCCGACTCTACCTCTCTGGAGGTGTGCCACCTGAGGACTTCAACGACTCTGATAGGATGTGTCAGTTCCTGGGTGGCAGCATGGTCTTCTTTGGCCTTTGTCCACTCTTTATGGGCTGTGCCATGGCGGCTGAGCGCTGCCTGGGTGTCACTAAGCCCCTGCTGCACGCATCCCTGGTCACCAAAACCCGTACAAagatctgcctgtctgtcatcTGGCTGGCAGCTCTGTGCGTGGCCATGCTGCCGTGCTTTCAGCTGGGCTCTTACACCTATCAGGACCCAGGGACCTGGTGTTTCATTAAGGTGCTCAGTGACACTCAGGAGGTGGATTTGGCGTTTGTGGCGCTGTTCTCTGGACTGGGTCTGACCTCACTGGCCGTGGCGCTGGTGTGTAACACCCTCAGTGGACTGACGCTGGTGCTCGCTCGGCTCAGGAGGCAGCCCGGCTCACATCATTCAGCCAAGTCCCATGACATAGAGATGGTGGTGCAACTGGTCGGCATCATGGTCACCTCCTGTATCTGCTGGAGCCCACTGCTG ATCTTTGGCCTGATGTCGGTGATCCGCTCCTACACAGGATCTATTGGAGAGGACTTGTCCAGCTACAAAACCCTGATGGTAATGGGTGTGAGGCTGGCCACATGGAACCAGATTCTCGACCCCTGGGTCTACATCCTGCTGCGCCGCACTGTCCTCCGCAAAATCTACCTCATCGCTAAGTGCCAGGCAGGACTGAGGGGTAATATATTAGGCCGCTGGGAGCCCACCTCGTTTCCCAGCTCAGAGAAGAAGGTCAACCAGGTTTGA
- the LOC117732448 gene encoding protein Wiz-like isoform X2, with translation MSAAMDAQATPVICEVCGTIFETRRGLSSHARLHLRQLGVTLSESSGAPIELLYQLIQERGDSLPDFKGDSVHGPTPLKKAQQQGSRTSSAPEDRGDSSKAESRVMTTPQKMDHARLKESQTSLLASSPSGLMSVESRISEGSSSSSEHQTKPLWAPLETDAPITLASDATNEVHVCQLCGCWYGTRKGLSGHARAHLRQIGIPDSDIKGSPIDLLYQIMEEEDLKPISSEQQAGASTSNSPSKSSSKRPSNRSAPPVSLPSKRPKTSEDFTCILCGEKFENHKGLAIHARAHLRQIGVVDLLGKSSAIDTVQELVSSGMLEAVPPPKMNSATSSSAAPSPSTSLSPSPAKYARSPVNRAPKAKKGFRLAVDPLHRKPKPEPVEIEVSVQPKGSSTNSNSPTQKSPAASKHLNADVQSPPTVLCNFCGQLFETRKALSCHARAHLRQLGLTWSIRTSPIDLLKEVMMRGEEGKKVSVPTGSSGKATCTPQGSRRSLDSLQMGEPAANASTAPLDYSMKEKPSSGRSGGSHTDASCELCGFDFENRKALASHARAHLRQLGIIEWKADGASSPIELLSELIRRDPVKVAAITQRYRMGDLYIKKSQRGTASPSLSTDSDSVAGSSLKPSVGRENLGVTAGSSRHSNSHTRTIAAHGDTGVRSSRGVHPPKRVVPAGEENHNTNSQQPSRSGSIPAMLPKPPLTPLVKLVGKVYSLKCRFCEEVFHGPLSVQERWITHLQKHILSLGYKGKASPPAAPVAALALVQPVAV, from the exons ATGTCAGCAGCCATGGATGCACAAG CAACCCCAGTCATTTGTGAGGTCTGTGGAACAATCTTTGAGACACGACGAGGGCTCTCCAGCCACGCCCGCCTCCACCTACGGCAGCTCGGTGTGACGTTGTCAGAAAGCAGCGGCGCTCCAATTGAACTGCTCTACCAGCTCATCCAGGAGAGAGGTGACTCCCTCCCTGATTTCAAAGGAGACTCTGTGCATGGGCCGACCCCACTCAAAAAAGCCCAGCAGCAGGGGTCTAGGACATCTTCAGCACCAGAGGACAGGGGTGACTCCAGCAAAGCAGAGAGTAGAGTCATGACTACACCACAAAAAATGGATCATGCCAGACTAAAAGAGTCACAAACCTCTCTCCTCGCCTCGTCCCCCTCTGGTCTTATGTCGGTTGAGTCCAGAATAAGTGAAGGCAGCAGCTCATCTTCAGAGCACCAAACCAAACCATTGTGGGCGCCACTGGAAACTGACGCCCCCATCACCTTAG CTTCAGATGCCACCAATGAGGTCCATGTGTGCCAACTCTGTGGCTGCTGGTATGGGACACGTAAAGGCCTTTCCGGTCATGCCCGGGCACATCTTCGCCAGATTGGAATCCCGGATAGCGACATCAAGGGCAGTCCTATTGATTTGCTTTACCAGATCATGGAAGAAGAGGACCTCAAGCCAATCAGCAGCGAGCAACAGGCGGGAGCGAGCACCTCAAACAGTCCCTCTAAATCCTCCTCGAAACGACCATCCAATCGGTCTGCTCCACCTGTGTCCCTACCCAGCAAACGTCCTAAAACATCAGAGGACTTTACTTGTATTCTGTGCGGGGAGAAGTTTGAGAATCATAAAGGCCTGGCCATCCACGCACGCGCTCACCTGCGTCAGATCGGAGTGGTTGACCTGCTGGGGAAAAGCTCTGCAATTGACACCGTTCAAGAACTGGTCAGCAGTGGCATGCTGGAAGCCGTACCCCCTCCCAAAATGAACAGTGCAACAAGCTCATCTGCAGCCCCGTCTCCCTCAACATCCCTCTCCCCAAGCCCTGCAAAGTACGCTCGGTCTCCTGTTAACAGGGCCCCAAAGGCAAAGAAAGGCTTTAGGCTAGCAGTGGACCCCCTTCATAGGAAGCCTAAGCCTGAGCCTGTGGAGATTGAGGTGTCTGTTCAACCGAAGGGATCCAGCACTAACAGCAACTCTCCTACGCAGAAGTCTCCTGCTGCTTCAAAGCATCTGAATGCAG ATGTCCAATCCCCACCAACAGTCCTTTGCAATTTCTGTGGACAGCTGTTTGAAACCCGCAAAGCCCTGTCATGCCACGCCCGTGCGCATCTGCGCCAGCTCGGGCTCACCTGGTCAATCAGAACGTCGCCGATTGATCTCCTCAAAGAGGTCATGATGCGTGGTGAAGAAGGCAAGAAAGTGTCTGTGCCCACTGGGTCATCAGGCAAAGCCACGTGCACCCCTCAAGGCTCCAGAAGGTCCCTGGACAGCCTCCAGATGGGGGAACCAGCCGCCAACGCCTCCACAGCACCGCTTGATTATTCCATGAAGGAGAAACCCTCGTCTGGCAGGAGTGGGGGCTCACACACCG ACGCATCCTGTGAGCTTTGTGGCTTTGACTTTGAAAACCGGAAGGCCCTGGCAAGTCACGCGCGGGCCCACCTCAGACAGCTAGGAATCATTGAATGGAAGGCAGACGGCGCGAGCTCGCCTATCGAACTCCTCAGTGAGTTGATCCGCAGGGACCCAGTCAAGGTAGCAGCAATAACCCAACGCTATCGCATGGGAGACCTTTACATCAAGAAG tCCCAGAGAGGCACTGCTTCGCCCTCTCTGTCCACAGACTCTGACTCTGTCGCTGGCAGCAGCCTGAAGCCTTCGGTGGGCAGGGAGAACTTGGGTGTGACTGCCGGCTCATCCAGACACTCAAACAGCCACACGCGGACTATTGCAGCCCACGGCGACACCGGCGTGCGCTCCTCAAGGG GGGTCCACCCACCAAAACGTGTTGTGCCAGCAGGGGAAGAGAATCACAACACCAATTCCCAGCAGCCATCACGGTCAGGCAGCATCCCCGCTATGCTACCAAAGCCCCCACTTACACCTCTGGTCAAACTGGTGGGCAAAGTCTACTCCCTCAAGTGCAG GTTCTGTGAGGAAGTGTTTCATGGACCTCTGTCAGTTCAAGAGCGATGGATCACACACCTGCAGAAACACATCCTGTCGCTGGGCTACAAAGGCAAAGCATCTCCTCCGGCTGCACCAGTGGCAGCTCTAGCACTCGTCCAGCCAGTCGCTGTCTAG
- the LOC117732448 gene encoding protein Wiz-like isoform X1, giving the protein MDNNGPRDVMRRRGGHFCIAPGCSNEFYRAKDEGKSVRFHSFPFKRQAVLRRWLAALKRERSSVRRGARVCSEHFVNEDYVGERVIESGALVVRRTKKLKTEAAPSVFDFSSPKVGCSTRPAQSSSKAVTSALRRKKGGRGHAYLRPDLQRFNFLIPQKIPTTMSAAMDAQATPVICEVCGTIFETRRGLSSHARLHLRQLGVTLSESSGAPIELLYQLIQERGDSLPDFKGDSVHGPTPLKKAQQQGSRTSSAPEDRGDSSKAESRVMTTPQKMDHARLKESQTSLLASSPSGLMSVESRISEGSSSSSEHQTKPLWAPLETDAPITLASDATNEVHVCQLCGCWYGTRKGLSGHARAHLRQIGIPDSDIKGSPIDLLYQIMEEEDLKPISSEQQAGASTSNSPSKSSSKRPSNRSAPPVSLPSKRPKTSEDFTCILCGEKFENHKGLAIHARAHLRQIGVVDLLGKSSAIDTVQELVSSGMLEAVPPPKMNSATSSSAAPSPSTSLSPSPAKYARSPVNRAPKAKKGFRLAVDPLHRKPKPEPVEIEVSVQPKGSSTNSNSPTQKSPAASKHLNADVQSPPTVLCNFCGQLFETRKALSCHARAHLRQLGLTWSIRTSPIDLLKEVMMRGEEGKKVSVPTGSSGKATCTPQGSRRSLDSLQMGEPAANASTAPLDYSMKEKPSSGRSGGSHTDASCELCGFDFENRKALASHARAHLRQLGIIEWKADGASSPIELLSELIRRDPVKVAAITQRYRMGDLYIKKSQRGTASPSLSTDSDSVAGSSLKPSVGRENLGVTAGSSRHSNSHTRTIAAHGDTGVRSSRGVHPPKRVVPAGEENHNTNSQQPSRSGSIPAMLPKPPLTPLVKLVGKVYSLKCRFCEEVFHGPLSVQERWITHLQKHILSLGYKGKASPPAAPVAALALVQPVAV; this is encoded by the exons ATGGACAACAATGGACCCCGAGATGTAATGCGACGCCGAGGGGGTCACTTCTGTATCGCCCCCGGATGCAGCAATGAGTTTTATCGAGCCAAAGACGAAGGAAAGAGTGTCCGCTTTCACTCTTTTCCTTTTAAACGACAGGCGGTCCTTCGTCGTTGGCTCGCCGCGCTGAAACGAGAGAGAAGTTCAGTCCGGCGGGGCGCTCGGGTTTGCAGCGAGCACTTCGTGAACGAGGACTATGTGGGGGAAAGGGTTATTGAGTCTGGCGCACTGGTGGTCCGCCGTACCAAAAAACTGAAGACCGAGGCGGCTCCCTCTGTGTTTGACTTTTCCTCTCCAAAGGTTGGGTGTTCAACTCGTCCGGCCCAGTCCTCGAGCAAAGCCGTCACGTCAGCTCTGCGCCGTAAGAAAGGGGGCCGAGGACACGCCTACCTCAGACCG GATCTGCAGAGATTCAACTTTCTAATCCCTCAAAAGATACCCACAACAATGTCAGCAGCCATGGATGCACAAG CAACCCCAGTCATTTGTGAGGTCTGTGGAACAATCTTTGAGACACGACGAGGGCTCTCCAGCCACGCCCGCCTCCACCTACGGCAGCTCGGTGTGACGTTGTCAGAAAGCAGCGGCGCTCCAATTGAACTGCTCTACCAGCTCATCCAGGAGAGAGGTGACTCCCTCCCTGATTTCAAAGGAGACTCTGTGCATGGGCCGACCCCACTCAAAAAAGCCCAGCAGCAGGGGTCTAGGACATCTTCAGCACCAGAGGACAGGGGTGACTCCAGCAAAGCAGAGAGTAGAGTCATGACTACACCACAAAAAATGGATCATGCCAGACTAAAAGAGTCACAAACCTCTCTCCTCGCCTCGTCCCCCTCTGGTCTTATGTCGGTTGAGTCCAGAATAAGTGAAGGCAGCAGCTCATCTTCAGAGCACCAAACCAAACCATTGTGGGCGCCACTGGAAACTGACGCCCCCATCACCTTAG CTTCAGATGCCACCAATGAGGTCCATGTGTGCCAACTCTGTGGCTGCTGGTATGGGACACGTAAAGGCCTTTCCGGTCATGCCCGGGCACATCTTCGCCAGATTGGAATCCCGGATAGCGACATCAAGGGCAGTCCTATTGATTTGCTTTACCAGATCATGGAAGAAGAGGACCTCAAGCCAATCAGCAGCGAGCAACAGGCGGGAGCGAGCACCTCAAACAGTCCCTCTAAATCCTCCTCGAAACGACCATCCAATCGGTCTGCTCCACCTGTGTCCCTACCCAGCAAACGTCCTAAAACATCAGAGGACTTTACTTGTATTCTGTGCGGGGAGAAGTTTGAGAATCATAAAGGCCTGGCCATCCACGCACGCGCTCACCTGCGTCAGATCGGAGTGGTTGACCTGCTGGGGAAAAGCTCTGCAATTGACACCGTTCAAGAACTGGTCAGCAGTGGCATGCTGGAAGCCGTACCCCCTCCCAAAATGAACAGTGCAACAAGCTCATCTGCAGCCCCGTCTCCCTCAACATCCCTCTCCCCAAGCCCTGCAAAGTACGCTCGGTCTCCTGTTAACAGGGCCCCAAAGGCAAAGAAAGGCTTTAGGCTAGCAGTGGACCCCCTTCATAGGAAGCCTAAGCCTGAGCCTGTGGAGATTGAGGTGTCTGTTCAACCGAAGGGATCCAGCACTAACAGCAACTCTCCTACGCAGAAGTCTCCTGCTGCTTCAAAGCATCTGAATGCAG ATGTCCAATCCCCACCAACAGTCCTTTGCAATTTCTGTGGACAGCTGTTTGAAACCCGCAAAGCCCTGTCATGCCACGCCCGTGCGCATCTGCGCCAGCTCGGGCTCACCTGGTCAATCAGAACGTCGCCGATTGATCTCCTCAAAGAGGTCATGATGCGTGGTGAAGAAGGCAAGAAAGTGTCTGTGCCCACTGGGTCATCAGGCAAAGCCACGTGCACCCCTCAAGGCTCCAGAAGGTCCCTGGACAGCCTCCAGATGGGGGAACCAGCCGCCAACGCCTCCACAGCACCGCTTGATTATTCCATGAAGGAGAAACCCTCGTCTGGCAGGAGTGGGGGCTCACACACCG ACGCATCCTGTGAGCTTTGTGGCTTTGACTTTGAAAACCGGAAGGCCCTGGCAAGTCACGCGCGGGCCCACCTCAGACAGCTAGGAATCATTGAATGGAAGGCAGACGGCGCGAGCTCGCCTATCGAACTCCTCAGTGAGTTGATCCGCAGGGACCCAGTCAAGGTAGCAGCAATAACCCAACGCTATCGCATGGGAGACCTTTACATCAAGAAG tCCCAGAGAGGCACTGCTTCGCCCTCTCTGTCCACAGACTCTGACTCTGTCGCTGGCAGCAGCCTGAAGCCTTCGGTGGGCAGGGAGAACTTGGGTGTGACTGCCGGCTCATCCAGACACTCAAACAGCCACACGCGGACTATTGCAGCCCACGGCGACACCGGCGTGCGCTCCTCAAGGG GGGTCCACCCACCAAAACGTGTTGTGCCAGCAGGGGAAGAGAATCACAACACCAATTCCCAGCAGCCATCACGGTCAGGCAGCATCCCCGCTATGCTACCAAAGCCCCCACTTACACCTCTGGTCAAACTGGTGGGCAAAGTCTACTCCCTCAAGTGCAG GTTCTGTGAGGAAGTGTTTCATGGACCTCTGTCAGTTCAAGAGCGATGGATCACACACCTGCAGAAACACATCCTGTCGCTGGGCTACAAAGGCAAAGCATCTCCTCCGGCTGCACCAGTGGCAGCTCTAGCACTCGTCCAGCCAGTCGCTGTCTAG
- the prdx2 gene encoding peroxiredoxin-2, producing MSSGNAKIGKPAPDFKATAVVDGQFKDIKLSDYKGKYVIFFFYPLDFTFVCPTEIVAFSDRAEEFRSLGCEVIGCSVDSHFSHLAWINTPRKQGGLGTMKIPLVADLTKTISRDYGVLKEDDGIAYRGLFVIDDKGILRQITINDLPVGRSVDETLRLVQAFQHTDKYGEVCPAGWKPGSDTIIPDIVKSKDFFSKQ from the exons ATGTCCTCTGGAAATGCTAAGATTGGCAAGCCTGCCCCAGACTTCAAAGCCACAGCTGTAGTGGACGGACAGTTCAAGGACATCAAGCTGTCAGACTACAAAG GGAAGTATgtgatcttcttcttctacccACTGGACTTCACTTTTGTGTGTCCCACTGAGATCGTGGCTTTCAGCGACAGGGCTGAGGAGTTCCGCAGTCTCGGTTGTGAGGTGATCGGCTGCTCTGTAGACTCTCACTTCAGTCACTTGGCATG GATCAACACGCCAAGGAAGCAGGGAGGTCTGGGTACCATGAAAATCCCCCTTGTGGCAGACCTCACCAAGACTATCTCCAGAGACTATGGTGTACTGAAGGAGGATGACGGCATTGCGTACAG GGGTCTGTTTGTGATTGACGACAAGGGCATCTTGAGGCAGATCACAATCAATGACTTGCCTGTGGGTCGCTCTGTGGATGAGACTCTGCGCCTGGTCCAGGCCTTCCAGCACACTGACAAATATGGAGAGG TGTGCCCTGCTGGCTGGAAACCTGGAAGTGACACCATCATTCCCGACATTGTAAAGAGCAAAGACTTCTTCTCCAAGCAGTAA